ccactgattggttaccagtgtATGTGTCATAACAGTTttctttgaatctgagctgaatgctgaggatcaattgcaaactcactgaacagttatgtcccatgtggccccccttatagtcactgactaactcagagttagagagctgaaaagcaggaagtagtgttctggctattatgttacacatccagtcactccagcctttatacattacatttttgcctaactaactatattagaaacattatttattttgcacagcctgtctatttacccagtttttattttttatactgaacaattcctttaaagggcacctgttggccaaaaacattttccccaaccaaagttAGTGGCTAACAAAGCCTGCACCCGTttggggggtaacagtagtttttttctttttctttaaagttaaACAAGCTACTATTACCCCCAattggagtgcaggctctattagccagcaccttttgattggggaaaatgtttttggccaacaggtgccctttaaacacttttttttaaatcgatCGAACCGGAAACATTCTGATCTGATTCTCCTCTGGCTGAGCTGCATGTGTGGACTTTAAACTGTGGCTAtctacactttaaaggagaactattatggctagaaatgctgtattttatatacttatacCCAGATTTGCAGCAGCcccataacagtaatgatccaggtctccagcagctccccatcttggttCTTGTTAgaccatcttttgtgtgtcagtggctctacacatgctcagtgggctctgggctgctgctgggaatctaagcttaggggtcgacAGAAACTGTgacttatataaataatttaaactgtATGTTATGGGGCTGTCCCTTAGCTCAGGTTACCCCCTGTCCTGTCACTGATGAAACTGCTCTATGTTTGGTTGCATTGACTAGGGGTTTTGTTCATCATATTTTGAAATCGTTTTAATGCTTTTTAGGCTGGCTGTAACCTCCACTAATAAAAataactaattggttgctatgggttactagactaaaaaaacatttgcattgcaAAATATATCTTGGCTTTCAGGATATAATTTAGGTTATTCCACATACTCTTTAAGCAGCAGTAAATAAGTAAGAAAGCCACTTGCATTAACTTGGCCCTCCTCGGTAACTGACCTgggataaaatgttattttaagccGTTGATTGCGCAGTATGTTTTGACTCTTGTGGGTTTTCCTTTCTATAGATGCCAGCTGATCTTCGGAAGAGAAAAAAAGACCTTACCGCCAGCAATGATGCCCCACAGGaagctgaaaaagaaaacaagaaagaaaagcCTAACTCCTGCAGGTATAAATTCCTTTGGAAACTgctcctggggctgctgctgatCGCTCTGATCTTTGGTATTAAGTTTTATAGAGATAATGAGCTGGTGAGACAGCAGGAGGCAGCACTGAGGACTTTAGGGGCAGAGGGCCTCTTTCTTTTCTCCTCGCTGGACACCGACCAGGACCTGTATATAAGCCCTGAAGAATTTAAGCCTATCGCTGAGAAACTCACAGGGATTTCCACCGGCTCCGACTATGAAGAGGAAGAGCTTCTCGATACAAACGGAGAGACTTTGTCTGTGGTTTCACGTTTTCAGCCTTTGGTCATGGAGACCATGACAAAGAGCAAAGATGGGTTCTTGGGTATCACTCACAGCGCTCTCTCTGGACTTCGGAACTGGACGACGGCCGTGGTGCCCAGTAATGTCTTTTATGCTGGACAATTCAAGGCGTTCCTCCCACCAAAGAACAAGTTAGAAGTGGGAAATCCTTGGTGGATTATTCCTAGCGAGTTAAGCATATTTACAGGGTACCTACCTAATAACAGAATTTATCCCCCGCCTCCCAAAGGAAAGGAGGTGATCATCCATAAACTTCTGTCCATGTTTCATCCACGTCCTTTTATAAAAACAAGGTTTGCCCCTCAAGGCTCCATAGCGTGCATTCGGGCCATCAGCGATTTTTACTATGATATCGTTTTCCGTATTCATGCAGAGTTTCAGCTTAACGAACCTCCGAATTTTCCTTTTTGGTTCTCCCCTGGTCAGTTCGCTGGCAATATTATCATCTCAAAAGACGCTGCTCACGTCAGACACTTTAAACTTTTTGTCCCTAACAACCGAACGCTGAATGTTGACATGGAGTGGTTGTACGGAGCCAGCGAGAGCAGCAATATGGAGGTTGACATTGGTTACCTGCCACAGATGGAAATCGAATCTTTAGGACCCTCCATCCCATCCGTGATCTATGATGAGAATGGGAATGTCATGGAAAGCCTGAATGCGGAAGGAGAGGCTATAGAGTTTGTGTTCGAAGATATAACCTGGCAGTCAGAGATTACCTTTGAAGAAGCAGCCAAAAAACTTGAGGTCACTATGTACCCATTTAAAAAAGTTACTTATTACCCCTTCCCGGAAGCTTTTGACCGTGCGTTAGCCGAAAAGAAACTTGTGCACTCCGTTTTGCTATGGGGTGCACTGGATGATCAGTCTTGCTGAGGTTCGGGGCGAACTCTCCGGGAGACTGTCCTAGAGAGTTTGCCCATTCTTGCTTTGCTGAACGAGAGCTTCGTAAGCACTTGGTCATTAGTGAAGGAGCTTGAGGAGCTGCAAAACAACAAAGACTCGTACGCCACGTTTGCTTCCCTCCATTTGGAGAAGTATAACTTTCCCGTGGAGATGATGATTTGCCTTTCCAATGGAACCGTTGTTCATCACATAAATGCTAATTATTTCTTGGACATTACATCCCTGAAGCCAGATGAAGTGGAGAACAACATGTTTAGCTTATCTGATGGAGTGGAGGATTTGTCCACTGCCACTTACATAAAGTTCCTAAAGGAAGGGATGGAGAAGACAAAACCATTCTTGCATCCTTAGACGATGGCACATTTGTATAAGCCCAATTCTTTTCCACGTATTAATGAGCTGTATTTCGTATAGGGTGTTCATTTTCTGTAGGACACTTTTTGGAGACTCTATTCATTAGCTATGTTTCAAGATATTATCATGATCATCATGTGGCTGTGAAGGTTAGCCAAACCccagaaaatatttacaaaaccaTGTAGTTGAGGCATAGGTCTCCTCTAGTTCTCTTAAAGGGTCAACACCTATTGCTACAAAATAATATTATGTATGGAAACTACTGCACGTATAATGGAGCACTGGTTACCCTCTGTAGCCAAAAGGATGCCACATAGGAGAAGGCTTCCTAATTAAAGGCTACATATGCCCACTGGCAGAGACCAGTGTCTTCATTTTTTGGATGGCTTGGTCTCCTCGTTGTGTCTGCCCTATAACTAAGGCACAAtggtttgcaaatattttctgaggtttttggaaaccaatttatttcttttttttgcagctgcTATACCTTAAGGCCGGGGTAGGTAAATGTAACACCTGGTGGTTTCTCTGCCAATTCAGCTTTACCCCATATCTCTCAGCAGTTGGGAAGCAGACCAGAAGATACTTGGAAGAAGATTGATGGTCCATAGCTTTTTGATGAGCCATTAAGGCAGCCTTACACTGTGTATGTTCTTCATCTGATCTGGCCATGAGCCAAATGGAAGAAGAGCATATGAGGGTTAACACTTAGTATGGATTTGGCTCTGCTGCCCCATGTCTCTCAGCAGTGGGGAAGTAGACCAGAGGATTGGATAGACATGAGAAGGTAGATGCCCATAGCTGAATTTTTGATGAGCCCTTTAGGCAGCCTTACACCAACTGTATGTTCTTCATCTGACTTGGCCATGAGTCAAATGGATGGAGAATGTATGAGGGTCAACACACAGTATGGGCACCTTTCTGTTGAAGCACATAAATGATTGACACAGCAGgaagctgcagcacctctttgctTCCTTGTGTCATTTTCAAACCTGTCTTGATTACCAAACAACACATGTCCATACTATCGGTTGGAAGCAGTGGGCCACCATACGTGCTCAGATGATCGCACAAAGCGAACTGTATAGTGCATGTATAGTCACGTTTAGTATCTGTCCACTCTGCTTTCCCTTACCTCGGTCCCTGGTAGAAGTAGTACTTTATACTTTGTAGCAGGGTCGTGTTCTAACCACTAACCGAAACTAAAGCTGCAGGAAATCGCCTTGCTACATATGCTTCTATAAATGCTATACATAGCAGTGTTAATAACACACAATATTACAGCTcagtatttaaaggataagtaaacttcaAAAATATGTGATTGTAAAATTaagaagaagttgtcaggagaaagaaagaggctgctctgatgttcttctgcttagtaaagatttgagaaaggtttcttattgttttcctaagcagaagaacatcagagcagcctctttctttctcctgacaacttcttccttgactacttggtggtcagactggtcagaaaacgaccagcaggtggcgctgttgtaacaaaattcattcatattaacagcacatgtatcccttaggggccgattcactaacttcgagtgaaggattcgaagtaaaaaaacttcgaatttcgaagtgttttttgggctacttcgaccatcgaatgggctacttcgaccttcgactacgacttcgaatcaaggattcaaagtaaaaatcgttcgactattcgaccattcgatagtcgaagtactgtctctttaaaaaaaactttgaccccctagttcgccatctaaaagctaccgaactcaatgttagcctatggggaaggtccccataggctttcctggtataaaatatttataaatcatgAATGATCGCCATGTATTACAATCACAGAAATAATCTATTACAGGAAGATAAGTGGCATATTTAAATAGGGAATAATTGTTAGAGAACACCCAAATGTTTCATGATCATATAGGCAAAAGATCAGATAATTTTCAGGATATTCAAGACGTATTATTATGGCTCTATTTTTATGCCGAAACCACCACATGTGCCATTAACTGAAGAATCGATTCATTCTTGActgttttcatatacaggtatgggacctgttatccagaaaactcaggacctgggggatttctggataacggatctttccataatttagatctataccttaagtctactagaaaatcatgtaaacattaaataaacccaatagtgaaatcattataataatatatataataatagggaaatcattttaaaaaatctggaaccTTTCCAtaataggagctttctggataacgagtttccagataacggtacaggtatgggatcctttatccagaaacccactatccattataatcaaataatccaaattttaaataattattttctttttctgtgtaataataaaacagtaacttgtacttgatcccaactaagatataattaatccttattggaagcaaaaccagcctattgggtttatttcatgttttttagtagacaaggtatagatctaaataatggaaagatccgttatccagaaaacccccaggtcccgagtattctggataacaggtcccatgcctgtatatgaaAACAGTCAAGAATGAATTGATTCTTCAGTTAATGGCACATGTCGTGGTTTCGGCATAAGAATAGAGCCATAATAATGCGTCATGAATATCCTGAAA
This is a stretch of genomic DNA from Xenopus laevis strain J_2021 chromosome 6S, Xenopus_laevis_v10.1, whole genome shotgun sequence. It encodes these proteins:
- the selenon.S gene encoding selenoprotein N S homeolog (UGA stop codon recoded as selenocysteine), giving the protein MPADLRKRKKDLTASNDAPQEAEKENKKEKPNSCRYKFLWKLLLGLLLIALIFGIKFYRDNELVRQQEAALRTLGAEGLFLFSSLDTDQDLYISPEEFKPIAEKLTGISTGSDYEEEELLDTNGETLSVVSRFQPLVMETMTKSKDGFLGITHSALSGLRNWTTAVVPSNVFYAGQFKAFLPPKNKLEVGNPWWIIPSELSIFTGYLPNNRIYPPPPKGKEVIIHKLLSMFHPRPFIKTRFAPQGSIACIRAISDFYYDIVFRIHAEFQLNEPPNFPFWFSPGQFAGNIIISKDAAHVRHFKLFVPNNRTLNVDMEWLYGASESSNMEVDIGYLPQMEIESLGPSIPSVIYDENGNVMESLNAEGEAIEFVFEDITWQSEITFEEAAKKLEVTMYPFKKVTYYPFPEAFDRALAEKKLVHSVLLWGALDDQSCUGSGRTLRETVLESLPILALLNESFVSTWSLVKELEELQNNKDSYATFASLHLEKYNFPVEMMICLSNGTVVHHINANYFLDITSLKPDEVENNMFSLSDGVEDLSTATYIKFLKEGMEKTKPFLHP